GAAGCGCATGTCGCGATTCGTGATGATGCCGACGAGCGTGCCGTCCGGGTCGGTCACGGGGACGCCGGAGATGCGGAATCGAGCACACAGCGCGTCGACCTCGGCGAGGGAGTCCTCCGGAGAGCAGGTCACGGGGTCGGTGACCATCCCCGCCTCGGACCGCTTGACGACCTCGACCTGGGCAGCCTGCTCTTCGACCGGCAGATTGCGGTGCAGCACACCCATGCCGCCCTGCCTGGCCATCGCGATCGCCATCCGCGACTCGGTGACGGTGTCCATCGCCGAGGACAGCAGGGGGATGCGCAGCCGGACGTTGCGGGAGAGCGGTGTGCTCGTGTCGACTCCGCTGGGAATCACGTCGGACTCCGCGGGCAGCAGGAGCACGTCGTCGAAGGTGAGCCCGAGCGAGGCGAACTTCGCGGGCAGTCCGCTCTCGATGTCGCGAAGCACCGAAGAGGTTCGCTCGTCAACCGAATCGCTGGTGGTCACTGGGAATTGCCTTCCTGAAGCACCTGCCGCGTCCGCGTCGGCCGCGAAGCCTCACGCGTGTGCGACTGCCTGATGTCCCGCTCGTCCTCCGTGTGAGGGTTAACCGTATGAGGGTGAACATCCTCGCGGGGCGGGTTCTTCCATGGTATCGACGACAACAGCGAGGTCTCGCCCGGTACCGTGCGCTTCGTGCCGCACGATGCCCTGCCCCCAGATCCGTTCGCGAGCGACCCGGAGGACCCGGCGCGCGCCCTAGGCGAGCCTGCGGACGACGACGACCGAGCACTCGACGAAGACGAACGGGCCGAACTGCTGGCCGACCTCGCTGACCTGGCGGTCTACCAGGCCTTGCTGGAACAGCGCGGCCTGCGCGGCATCGTCGTCGACTGCGCGGACTGTGCCGAACCGCACTATCACGACTGGGAGCTGCTCCGATCGAGCCTGACGCAGCTCCTGGCCGATGGTCACATGCGACCGCACGAACCCGCATACAACCCCGACCCCAATCACTACGTGACCTGGGAGTACTGCCGAGGCTACTCGGACGCGGCAGGCGCGACCGAGGCCACCGAGGCCTGAGCCACGCCCGGCTGCCGGGCTGCCCGGCGAGCCGGGCGATCCGGCGGGCAGGTGCCGTCGGAGAGCACTTCCAGGCTTCGCTCCCGGGAATCACTCCCCGGGGATCACTCGCCGGGGATCACTCGCCGCCGGATGGCACCGTCGAGAAGTCCTCCGTCCGGGACCCGGTGCTGGTGTCCGGCTCGCTGCCCGACGGCGTACTGGGCGACGGCGGAGTGCTCGGCGTCGGCGGTGTGCTCGGCGTCGTCTCCTCCGGCGGCGGGGTCGTCGTCTCGTCCGGCGGAGTCGGCTCGGAGTCTTCGGTCGGCTGAGTCGGCGGGGGCTGCTCAGTGGTGGTGTCGACCAGCACCGGCGGTTCGCCGCCACCCGTCGTGTTCTCGGAGTCCTCGGCCTCGTCGTCATCCTCGACGGGCGGCGGAGCGGCCGGATCGAGCCTGTCCCGCAGCCGATCGTGTGTGGCGCGAAGGTCGGCATGCCCGTCGTCGTCGGACACCGAGTCGAGCGAGGCACCCGCGCGCTCGAGCGCCGCCTCGGCCTGATCGAGCCTGCCCGCGAACAACGCGGCCTCGGCCGCGGCCAGTTCGTCCTGGACCGTGACGGCCGCCTCCACCGAGTTCGCGTGCTCGGTGAACAACACGCGGGACAGTCCCCACAGGGTGTCGCCGGGGCGTGCCTCGCGCGCGGCGACGCTCACCCCGGTGAAGGCGATGGCGAGCACGGCGGCAGCAGTGGCGAGCGGAACCAGGAATCGAGTCCTGCGCCGCACCGGAGGCCGGGCGGCGGCGATGGTCGCCACGGCGGTGTCGATGTCGATGAGTTCGCCGAACGGCTCGGCGTCGGCCTCTCGCCGCCACGCGACCAGCATGGCGCTGAGGTCCTGGTCGGCGGACTGCTCCTCGCCGACCGTCGGGTCCGTTCCGCCGAGCGCGTCGAGAAGCGCGTCATCGGCCTGTACTGCGGAGAGGTCGATGTGCTCCGCCGGAGACTCCGGCTCCGCCTGGGATGCGAAGCCGTCGAGGTGCCCCGTCTCGTCAGATGACGACGGCGAGGGGTTCCCGTTCTCGATTCGATCACCCGACGTGGGCTCGTCATCATCGTGTCTGTCGGCCACTTCAGACCACCTCCTCCGTGGCGAGCGTCTTCCTCAGCCTGGTCAGGGCCCGGTGCTGGGCGACTCGCACCGCGCCGGGCGTCGAGTCCACGGCTTCAGCCGTCTCCTCGGCGGAGAGCCCGACGACCACCCGAAGCAGCAGGATCTCTCGCTGTTTCGGCGGCAGCACCTGAAGCAGTTTTCCCATCCGACCGGACAGCTCGTCCTGCATGGCCCGCTGCTCCGGACCAGCCTCGTTACCCGGTGCGTCAGGAACCTCGGGCACCGGCTCGGACTTGTTCCGCGCCGCAGCCCGGTGTGCATCCGCAACCTTGTGCGAGGCGATGCCGTACACGAACGCCAAGAACGGACGTCCCTGGTCGCGGTAGCCCGGCAGCGCCGTGAGCACGGCGAGACACACCTCCTGGGCGACGTCGTCAGCTGAGGCTGACGACCGTTCCTGTCTACCGACCCTGGCACGGCAGTACCGCACCACAAGGGGACGAATGGCCGCCAACAACCGTTCGATCGCCCGACGATTACCGCCGACGGCCTCGCCGACGACGGCGTCCAGTCCGTCCCCCAAATTAGTCATCGCAGTAGGCAGCCCTGGTGTTACCGGCGAGCGTCCGTGAGGTGGTCAGCTTGATGTACGTCACTCAACGCACCGGCCGATTCAACCGTACCGGTGAAGCTGGTGTCGTCCGAGAGTTGGGCATCACATCACCTGACCTAACCAGAACGACGCGTCGTGACCGACCTCGACTCAGCCACACCGACGGCAGGACAACCGCATGGCCCAGTGTCTCAACACGATGATGAACCGTACGGCAGACCCCCCGCACACACGGCACCCAGCGCATGCCTCCGCGCCACGACCAGCGTGAGAGCGCAGCACAAGGCGCCGACCAGCATCATGTGCCGGTCGGCGCCAGTGGTGCCGCGAAGTCAGGAGACGAGTCCCCTGCGGAAGCCGTGGGCAACTGCCTGCGCGCGATCGCGCACGCCCAACTTGCGGAACAGACGTCGCGCGTGTGTCTTGACGGTGTCCTCGGACAGATAGAGCTCGCGCCCGATCTGACCATTGCTCTTTCCCTGGCTCATGCCCCGCAGCACCTGGAGCTCACGCTCGGTGAGCTGGACTCCCGGATCAGAGGGCTGACGCGGAGCGGGCACCGCAGTGCTCGCCAGCGTGTGCGCCAAGGCGGCGACCAGCTCGGGACGCGAGGCGTCCCATCGCAGGTAACCGCGCGCTCCACCCGCGATCGCGGCAGCGATGCTGCCCGCGTCGTCCGGGGCGCCGAAGACGATGACGTTAGCCTGTGGGTGAGCCGAGACGAGCCGCCTGGTGGCCTCCACGCCCGTTGGCACGGCGCGCTGCGTTCCCACCAGCACGACATCGACAGCCTGCCTGGAGAAACGAGCGAGCAGCTCGTCACCATGGGCTACACAATCGATCCGGCTCACACCCGGGACCGCCGACATCACGCGAGTGAGCCCCTCCCGGACGCTCCGCCGGTCATCGCAGATCAAGACCGTCGTCACGGGAACTCCTTCCTGCAGCCGAGTGACGTTCCACTTCCCTATCGGACGCCGGTCGCCAAACCTTGACCCGATCTGGTGCTTAATCCGTCAAGTACTTGCTCCATCGGGTAGCCACCTGAGGTTCACCGGAATGGAGCACACCCGACCCTACCCAGAAGACCGACGAAAACGCGGGGTTTTCCCGGCCGGGCCTGCGCGATCACCCCTGGTAAGGACGAGGACGACTACCCGCGCCCGCCCCGGACCACGACGGTTCGCTCGATGAGGTCCACCGCGGATGCGAGCTCCGTCACAGCCTCCACCCGGCTCGGGAGGGTGCTCTGGTCCCAACCAGGCCCGCCCGCGAACAGCCGCACCCGCTGCCGGGTCCTCGGCAGGGCCTCGAACACCCCGGGATCGCCGCAGCGCGGTCGCTGCGCCCACAGGACCATCGCGGCGGGGGCTACCCGCCGCACTGCCGCGACCACCCCGTCCATCGGCAGCCCGACACCCAGCAGCCTCGCCCCGAGTCGCCGCTGGGACAGCTCGGCCGCCAACACGTACATCGGGAGGCCGTGCGACTCGCCGGGAGCACCGACGAGCAGCACCGACCTCGCCGTCCTCGGCTCGGCCGCCCCGGCCGTCACGGTGCTCATCACGGTGACCAGGCACTCGCTCAACAGCCGGGTCATCTCCCGGCCCTCGCCGGAGTGCTCCCACCGTTCGTTCAACGCGGCGAGCACCGGCTCGGCCAGCTCCTGCCACACCGTCAGCACGCCGTCCTCGTGCAGTGCCTCCAGCAGCAGCCGGTTCACCGACCAGGAGTCCATCGCCGTCACCGCGCGGCCGAGCCCCCTGGCTCGGCTGCTCGCACCCGGCAGCCGCAGCCCGCGACCGCCGGACCGGGCCCGGTGTTCGAAGGAGGGCAGATCCAGGCCGCCGGAGAGCAGTCCGGAGGTCAGCCCCGGCAGCGGACCGTCGGCGGCCGTCGAGGCCGCGTCGGTCGCCGAGGAGCCGCCCTGAGGCGACGAGGCGGTCGCGGCTGCGGACCCCCCCGGCTCCGCACCGAGGCGTCCCGCATCGTGGACCAGCCGGGGCCGAGGAGGCTGCGGCAGCGTCTCGTCGGTCTCCACGACCCGTCCGGTCACCCGAACCGAGGTCGACTCCGCCTCAGGCGCGACCCTCGGCGCAGGCGAGGAGGTGCTCAGGGCATACCGCGCCGCCTCGGCGGGCGAGGCGCCCCGCAACAGCGCGTGCTGCATCAGCTCGAGCCGCGCGACGTCCAGCGGGCCGTACCGACGGTGTCTTCCGCTGGTGTGCCCGCTCGGGCCCAGGCCGTAGCGCCGGTCCCAGGTGCGCAGAGTGGCGGGCGCGACGCCGAGCCGACGGGCGACCGCGGCGACGGTGAGAGTCGGCTCGTCACTGGTCGTGGCGGGCAGCGGCTCGATCTCGCCAAGCGGAGCCACGCAGCCCTCGTCGGTCTCACCACCGTCGTCGGGTCCTGGCTGCGTGCTCACGAGGCCATGTCCGTTCCGGTCGTCTGGGCGGTGATCTGATCACCTGTTCTCGGCTGTCACAGGGGCACGAAGTGCTCCGCGCCACAGGATAACGCCCATTAGTGTGAACAACTTATGGAGCGAAGGGTCTTGAACAAGTTATGGCGCGGTTCTAGCGTAGATCCCCATACGGGGGTGCGGTCGCACTCGCGACAAGTGCACCACTTGCGGGGAGGTGGTCGACAAATGGCCGACACTCGGCGGCTGCCAGGGCCGAACGCGGACCTGTGGGATTGGCAGCTTCAGGGCTCATGCAGAGGCATGGACAGCGCCTTCTTCTTCCATCCGGACGGCGAGAGAGGTCCGGCGAGGTCACGGCGGGAGGCAAGGGCGAAAGAGGTGTGCCAGCAGTGCCCGGTGCTCGAACAGTGCAGGCAGCACGCGTTGGCGGTTCAAGAGCCGTACGGCATCTGGGGCGGCCTGTCCGAGGCCGAGCGAACGCTGCTGATCAAGTCCAAGAGCCGCAGGATGGCGGGGCTCGCCTCCTGATCCGGCCGTCTCGGGGCCCTTCCGGTCCGGAGTTCACACATGACGGGGCGGCACCGCGCAGAGTCGGTGCCGCCCCGTGTGTGAGCTCGTGAAGTGATCGACCAGGTCAGTGGCCGTGCCCGTGGCCGTGTCCGGCCGCGGCGTCCTCTTCCGACAGCTCGACGACGGCGCTCTCCGTCGTGAGGATCATGCGCGCGATCGAAGCGGCGTTGACCACGGCGGACCTGGTGACCTTCACCGGGTCGACGATGCCCGCATCGAACAGGTCGCGGTAGGTGAGGCTCGCGGCGTCGAAGCCGCCGCCCCAGCTCTGCTCGGCGACCTTGGAGACCACCACGGCGCCCTCCTCGCCCGCGTTGGAGGCGATCCAGAACAGCGGGGCACTCAGCGCGGCCCGCACGAGCGCAACGCCGGTCGCCTCGTCGCCGGTGAGGCCGAGGCCGCCTTCGAGCTCCTTGGCCGCGTGCACCAGGCTGGACCCGCCGCCGGGGATGATTCCCTCTTCGACGGCCGCCTTCGTGGCCGCGATCGCGTCCTCGATCCGGTGCTTGCGCTCCTTGACCTCGA
The Actinoalloteichus fjordicus DNA segment above includes these coding regions:
- a CDS encoding DUF5319 domain-containing protein, whose product is MRFVPHDALPPDPFASDPEDPARALGEPADDDDRALDEDERAELLADLADLAVYQALLEQRGLRGIVVDCADCAEPHYHDWELLRSSLTQLLADGHMRPHEPAYNPDPNHYVTWEYCRGYSDAAGATEATEA
- a CDS encoding anti-sigma-D factor RsdA, translating into MADRHDDDEPTSGDRIENGNPSPSSSDETGHLDGFASQAEPESPAEHIDLSAVQADDALLDALGGTDPTVGEEQSADQDLSAMLVAWRREADAEPFGELIDIDTAVATIAAARPPVRRRTRFLVPLATAAAVLAIAFTGVSVAAREARPGDTLWGLSRVLFTEHANSVEAAVTVQDELAAAEAALFAGRLDQAEAALERAGASLDSVSDDDGHADLRATHDRLRDRLDPAAPPPVEDDDEAEDSENTTGGGEPPVLVDTTTEQPPPTQPTEDSEPTPPDETTTPPPEETTPSTPPTPSTPPSPSTPSGSEPDTSTGSRTEDFSTVPSGGE
- a CDS encoding sigma-70 family RNA polymerase sigma factor, yielding MTNLGDGLDAVVGEAVGGNRRAIERLLAAIRPLVVRYCRARVGRQERSSASADDVAQEVCLAVLTALPGYRDQGRPFLAFVYGIASHKVADAHRAAARNKSEPVPEVPDAPGNEAGPEQRAMQDELSGRMGKLLQVLPPKQREILLLRVVVGLSAEETAEAVDSTPGAVRVAQHRALTRLRKTLATEEVV
- a CDS encoding response regulator transcription factor produces the protein MTTVLICDDRRSVREGLTRVMSAVPGVSRIDCVAHGDELLARFSRQAVDVVLVGTQRAVPTGVEATRRLVSAHPQANVIVFGAPDDAGSIAAAIAGGARGYLRWDASRPELVAALAHTLASTAVPAPRQPSDPGVQLTERELQVLRGMSQGKSNGQIGRELYLSEDTVKTHARRLFRKLGVRDRAQAVAHGFRRGLVS
- a CDS encoding MerR family transcriptional regulator — translated: MPATTSDEPTLTVAAVARRLGVAPATLRTWDRRYGLGPSGHTSGRHRRYGPLDVARLELMQHALLRGASPAEAARYALSTSSPAPRVAPEAESTSVRVTGRVVETDETLPQPPRPRLVHDAGRLGAEPGGSAAATASSPQGGSSATDAASTAADGPLPGLTSGLLSGGLDLPSFEHRARSGGRGLRLPGASSRARGLGRAVTAMDSWSVNRLLLEALHEDGVLTVWQELAEPVLAALNERWEHSGEGREMTRLLSECLVTVMSTVTAGAAEPRTARSVLLVGAPGESHGLPMYVLAAELSQRRLGARLLGVGLPMDGVVAAVRRVAPAAMVLWAQRPRCGDPGVFEALPRTRQRVRLFAGGPGWDQSTLPSRVEAVTELASAVDLIERTVVVRGGRG
- a CDS encoding WhiB family transcriptional regulator, translating into MADTRRLPGPNADLWDWQLQGSCRGMDSAFFFHPDGERGPARSRREARAKEVCQQCPVLEQCRQHALAVQEPYGIWGGLSEAERTLLIKSKSRRMAGLAS